A genomic region of Chaetodon auriga isolate fChaAug3 chromosome 11, fChaAug3.hap1, whole genome shotgun sequence contains the following coding sequences:
- the socs5b gene encoding suppressor of cytokine signaling 5b, which yields MKKAGNMWSNLKSKCQTLFHNNSSGPSESRVEADAVHCVLDLGQGGSSGEAQASRASSPSRSLLPVPVVTAGRRHHNCVSDIPQIVEITIDKDTEDVRGGSGGVPLARRDSYSRHAPWGGKKKHSCSTKTQSSLEADRRSGRLRGSGNRRDRRYGVGSIQEMSDSVSGGRSLNARSLRQRLSDTVGLCLPLPARRRTRSSKNPVTSKRKIHLTELMLETCPFPPGSDLAHKWHLIKQHTAPVSPHSSTALLDAFDPAHPSPEDEEERLRERRRLSIEEGVDPPPNAQIHTLEASVPGSSLYKLGPKMAPGIGEASGEGRATGAGSSVVAGSSGACGQVLGAAASAQDCDSEEDSTTLCLQARRPKQRHASGDGHLSRQQPGPWKVHTQIDYIHCLVPDLLQITALPCYWGVMDRYEAEALLDGRPEGTFLLRDSAQEDYLFSVSFRRYNRSLHARIEQWNHNFSFDAHDPCVFHSSTVTGLLEHYKDPSACMFFEPLLTAPLHRTFPFALQHLARAAICRWTTYDGIGSLPLPPALQDFLKEYHYKQKVRVRWLEREPPLKVK from the coding sequence ATGAAGAAAGCGGGCAACATGTGGAGCAACCTGAAGAGCAAATGCCAGACACTCTTTCACAACAACAGCTCAGGACCCAGTGAAAGCAGGGTTGAGGCCGATGCCGTCCACTGTGTGTTGGATCTTGGCCAGGGAGGCAGCTCAGGTGAGGCTCAGGCATCAAGAGCCTCCAGCCCATCACGGAGCCTCCTGCCAGTGCCAGTGGTAACAGCAGGACGCCGCCATCATAACTGTGTGTCAGACATCCCTCAGATAGTAGAGATCACTATCGACAAGGACACTGAGGATGTGCGGGGGGGATCAGGGGGTGTTCCCCTGGCCCGTAGAGACTCCTATTCCCGTCATGCTCCATGGGGAGGCAAGAAAAAACACTCATGTTCCACCAAAACCCAGAGCTCTCTGGAGGCAGATAGGCGGTCTGGGCGCTTACGGGGAAGTGGGAACCGTAGGGACAGACGTTATGGAGTTGGCTCCATCCAGGAGATGAGCGACTCTGTATCTGGAGGACGCAGTCTGAATGCTCGGTCTTTGCGCCAGCGGCTAAGTGATACAGTAGGGCTCTGCTTACCCCTTCCCGCTCGCAGACGCACCCGTTCATCTAAGAACCCTGTCACCTCCAAACGTAAGATTCACCTGACAGAGCTCATGCTGGAGACCTGCCCCTTCCCACCAGGCTCAGATCTCGCACACAAGTGGCACTTGATCAAGCAACACACAGCACCAGTCAGCCCGCATTCCTCCACTGCCCTGCTGGATGCCTTTGACCCAGCCCACCCCTCtcctgaggatgaggaggaacgTCTGCGTGAGCGTCGCAGACTTAGCATCGAGGAAGGTGTGGACCCACCACCTAATGCACAGATCCACACCCTGGAGGCCTCAGTGCCGGGCTCCTCTCTCTACAAACTGGGACCAAAGATGGCTCCTGGCATAGGAGAGGCCTCTGGGGAAGGCCGGGCCACAGGGGCTGGCAGCTCTGTGGTTGCTGGATCATCAGGGGCCTGTGGGCAGGTGTTAGGGGCTGCAGCATCAGCCCAGGACTGTGACTCTGAGGAGGATTCGACCACCCTTTGTCTGCAGGCCAGGAGGCCTAAGCAGAGGCACGCCTCTGGGGACGGTCACCTGAGCCGGCAGCAACCTGGGCCCTGGAAGGTTCACACCCAGATAGACTACATCCACTGCCTGGTGCCGGACCTATTGCAGATCACAGCTCTGCCCTGCTACTGGGGCGTGATGGACCGCTACGAGGCTGAGGCGCTGCTGGATGGACGACCAGAGGGCACCTTCCTGCTGCGTGACTCAGCCCAGGAGGACTACCTCTTCTCTGTTAGCTTCCGCCGTTACAACCGCTCACTGCATGCCCGCATTGAGCAGTGGAACCACAACTTCAGCTTCGACGCCCACGACCCATGTGTTTTCCACTCTTCCACCGTCACAGGACTGCTGGAGCACTATAAGGACCCCAGCGCCTGCATGTTTTTCGAACCGCTGCTCACAGCACCTCTCCATCGGACCTTTCCCTTTGCCTTGCAGCACCTGGCACGAGCTGCCATTTGCCGCTGGACCACTTACGATGGTATAggctctctgcctctgccccCTGCCCTGCAGGACTTCCTCAAGGAGTATCACTATAAACAGAAAGTACGAGTTCGCTGGCTGGAGAGGGAACCGCCACTCAAGGTCAAATAG